From the Candidozyma auris chromosome 2, complete sequence genome, the window TAGGGGTTGTGGTAGTAGCAGTACGCTATAATTTCGAGGATAAAGgagtttgatgaaatcTATGTGTAGTGAAGAGAAAGTAGctatattttttttaggaATTTTATCGGTCTATGTGCTGCTTGTAGTGGGGGCGATTAGGtgatggttgcaaaaaggTGCGAAAGTAGGTGAGTAGATAAGGAGACCGCAAGACAATGTTGTTGGGTGTTGCTCACTATAGGTTGGACATTTAGATAAAGTCGCATGGCAATTGTCTAATTTGATATTATTTCTCGAGTATGATTTCCTTTGTGGCAGCAAAGAGTGCAGCACAGTTTGACATGAAGTACAAACTGATTAAAGTCGGACATTGgacaaatggctgcgaaataaTGGCATGACAATTTACGGAATCTGTTAACAAATGTAAGCTGCTTTTCAATGGCCAGTGGGATTTTTGCGTTTGAAGCTGCGATGTTTCTAATTGAGCAGGATTTGAAGTTATTGATGTCTTTGCCGTTGATTAATTCCGTTCTACTATGGTGATTGTCTCGTGGTGTTATCTCTTTCCATATATGGGCTACCGGTTAAAATGTAAGTTCGGCGAGATAAGCAACATCGTCCCTCTAGCTCACATATACAATTGATCTCACGAGTTAgatattttgcaaaattcttcaagaacttgaaacCTCAAGTTACATACTAATTCTCTAGGTATACACATTTCTCTTTCCGCtaaattgattttttgagCACCACAGATGAATCTTTCTACTATAGAGCAATCGCCATCggttttcttttgtctATATACCCCAAGCAGGTGCTGTATagctttttgaaacacAGCACTTCAACTTGAGTTCTTGGAAAAATGCCAACTTtacacccgtgcaccacaCCACCCTGGCAAAATGCTTCCGTTGGAAACCACCAATATGCTGAATTTTTACACTCTTGAAGGCTTCATGGAAATTCGAAGGTACGATTTGATCCATGAATCGCCTTAATAAGTAAGTCTCGTTGAAGCtgtgagaagaaggaggtCAATGTTTGCAGTGACGTAGTTCGCAATATGGCGCAACAAGCAGTGCACCTCTTTTCAGCGTATTCTTACAAAGTTTCTCTCGATTATATGGCTTATTATCCTACTATTGTTAGCTTCTAGAGCGATTAAAAAATGCAATGCTGTGTTCCACTGGACAGCGGTATTATGTGTTAAAAAAGTGgaaaaaatggctgcgaaaataaaagaaaaaagaaaatcgGAAgtgaatggctgcaaacaccAATAATGCAATAAGCTTGAACTCTTCGAAACTGTATCTATCACCCCTGGTTCTTCACCTCAATCTTCCAGCCACAGTCTAAGCAGCTGTAGGCAATGTCGCCATCGCCAAAATCGGTCTTGCCCTTTGACTGCATCAAAGACCACTCGCCCTTGGCTGGAATCTTCTTGCACTTCCGGTTAAGGCAGCGTGCTGCTGTCTTCTTATACCGAAGCCCGCAAGAGTTGCACAACTGGCCCTCTTTGACTGACCAAGACGGCCTCCAGCATGGCGACTGGTCACTGCCACATGAGATGCAAACTCTCACctggtggtgatgatggGGAGGCGACCTCATCAACTCGGCACGAGTCTTATCTTTGACCGAGGGAGGAGTGATGGGGATGAATTTCgtcttgtttttcttcttgggcgATGTGGGCTCTGCACCTGGCTGTTTTTCTGTGAATGAAGTGTCTGGAGTGAAAGGAGCAGGATTTATGGGCACATACCTCGACGCAGAGGGCGACGTCAAGTACATTTGCTGATGGCTCTGGTGATGGAGATGCTGGGGGTCGCTCTGGGGCCTGGGGCCAGCGCCAGCGCCGGCGTGGGGCCTCGAAAGCTGTATGAGCGACTGTGCCAACTCCAAGTACTCCGGGTACCGCTCGACGTCGTTCATATATGTTTTATTAAGGTAGGTGTAGTTTGACTCGTAAGGAAAGTTGATCTTGCGCTCAGCTAGCGTAGGCAACGCCTTGGCGCTGATGCGGGAGTCGAACTGTGGTTTTACAACACCGCTGCTGAGTTCGCTGATGGGCGGTAGTTTGACTGGAGCGGATGAAGGAGGAGCAACAGCTGCAGCGGCAGTGCTTGAATTTGTATTAGCACTGGCAGCAGGTGCATTTGTAGAAGCAGCATTAGCATTATGGGCGTGGGCCTCGAGATAACTATAGCTATTGAGGCTGAAAGAAGGCTTTGACGAGCGGATCGAGTCAAGAAGCCCATACCGCCAATTCTCGTCGTTTGGCTTATATGTATCGAAGTAGTCAAGCGACACTGTGGGCACTATGGGTCTGCGGCCCAATGCCGTCGAGAGGCTGGGAAGACGAACTTGATTCTGCAGGAGAGTCAGTTTTGATTCAGGGAGTGTTTGTTGCAGTAAAGTTTGCTGAGGCACTGGAGCAGGGGCAGAAACCGAAACGGGCTCCTCGATCTTCTTTGGGGCtattggctgcaaagtgGCCGGCGGAAGCACCGCAGTAGCTGGAGCCGACGGAGGCGAAGGAGGAGCCGTTCTGGAGCGTTTGCTGGAAACGTGCTGGGGCTCACTTTCGTTGACCAAGTCGCTATAAGACCGTTTCTTGACATATTGCAGCGAGAGCCCTGGAGGAGTGAAGGATCTGACCTTGAACAGGTGAAGCATGTTGTTGTAGGGAGAAGGCTGCCTTTTGGGGGAAGCGACGGAGTTGATGTGGTGACCGAACATTGACAGATGCACTAGACTCATGGGAAAGCAAGCGGGAAAACGAAACTAAGCAATTGATCTTTTGCTGATCAGTAGGAATGGGCTGGGGTATTTGGCAGAAGGAGGAAATCTAGCGATAGGACGCACCGGCAGAAATCGATACGGTGCAAGTGTGGGGGGGtgaaatgggtgcaaaaagatgaaaatcCAACCAAtagcaaaaaaaaataaaataaagaGTGTTTGGCAAAACGGGTCAGTCGGTTATCTATGCTATCTCCACTAGACGTTCGGGTATATGTGGATATCAAATGTCAAAGGTCACTTTTAAAGAGACGGTGCCGGatcaaaaaggaaaaaagggaaaaatgGTGGACAGGCGAGGAAGCTTGCGGGAAACGGCGCCCTTAAATCACAAAGTGGCTGCCCAGATCAAAGGTCAGATCAAGGGGACCGCACGGATTGGGAAAAATCTTGACGAGAGGCCAGACAAATCACCACTGATTACGGAAACGCCAGGCAGAGAAGGCGAATTGGTGCTGGACCGGtgggaagaaaaaggcaacGGTGCTGGCGAAACGCTCAAAAAAAGGCAAGCTGAGAGCACaatttgtggaagaaaaCAGAGCCGCTGCTGGCCCTCAGGCTGGCTATATAGAAGGGTGCGGCAGGACGCTTGGggctaaaaaaaaaagtatgGAACAAGTGCGCTGGGTGACCCGATTCAGAGGAACGAGCGCTCAATGGGGAAAGTGGCCCCAGCCAGCGCGCGAAAGTGGAAGCGTGAGAGATCGAAACCGAGCCGCAAGTGGAGGGttgggagaagaaggtgggGCCCAATTGGCTCTTCGAAGAACTGAGAACTGGCCCACATATTCATTGGATGCTGGCCATATAGCTGgagaatttcaaaaaatccCAGGTTGTTTTGTATTTTGGTGGAATGGTTTTCGGGGGTCTGTTCCAGAGAGAGGACAGAGAGAGGGTAGACAGAGGTAGAGTGTGCGGTGGGTGCAGGTCGGCAGTCATCTTGCGCAAaggtattttgcaaccagtgTGCCAGCAGGATCT encodes:
- the ASH1 gene encoding DNA-binding transcription repressor ASH1; the encoded protein is MLHSFKVRSFTPPGLSSQYVKKRSYSDLVNESEPQHVSSKRSRTAPPSPPSAPATAVLPPATLQPIAPKKIEEPVSVSAPAPVPQQTLSQQTLPESKSTLSQNQVRLPSLSTALGRRPIVPTVSLDYFDTYKPNDENWRYGLLDSIRSSKPSFSLNSYSYLEAHAHNANAASTNAPAASANTNSSTAAAAVAPPSSAPVKLPPISELSSGVVKPQFDSRISAKALPTLAERKINFPYESNYTYLNKTYMNDVERYPEYLELAQSLIQLSRPHAGAGAGPRPQSDPQHLHHQSHQQMYLTSPSASRYVPINPAPFTPDTSFTEKQPGAEPTSPKKKNKTKFIPITPPSVKDKTRAELMRSPPHHHHQVRVCISCGSDQSPCWRPSWSVKEGQLCNSCGLRYKKTAARCLNRKCKKIPAKGEWSLMQSKGKTDFGDGDIAYSCLDCGWKIEVKNQG